The following proteins are encoded in a genomic region of Oscillatoria salina IIICB1:
- a CDS encoding cation:proton antiporter, producing the protein MSYILTLLVIGLVLLFVTLGSGWIARIPLSYAIIYLIVGIFLGPQGISIIDLRPGAQFIERMTEIVVIVSVFSCGLKMNRPLKLAYWQTTIRSIGFLMPISIIAIAAVAHWFLGIGWGSSVLLGAILAPTDPVLASEVQLAHIQDLDELRFGLTSEGGLNDALAFPFVYFGLFWFKDSNFDNWFQQWVLIDFIWAIAAGVVMGILVAKAVIWIGDRLQNFRSVDNLMEDFVGLSTILLTYSLTEIVNGYGFLAVFIAGVVVQRRYFDSQKQLSQLEFTEQIEKLLEVATILLLGGLLLIDPLLNFAFAGLTVAIFLFFIIRPVGAWLSTLGSHLPIPTRLLFGWFGIRGVGSIYYLTYSLSKGLSGDTGEQIAWITYIVILCSILVHGITATPLMNWYECQFKNNCPQVTEK; encoded by the coding sequence TTGAGTTATATTCTCACTCTTTTAGTTATCGGTCTGGTCTTACTTTTTGTAACTCTCGGTTCGGGTTGGATTGCTCGCATCCCTCTTTCTTATGCGATTATCTACCTGATTGTGGGAATTTTTCTCGGCCCTCAAGGTATTAGCATAATTGATTTGCGACCGGGCGCGCAATTTATCGAGCGCATGACAGAAATTGTCGTGATTGTCTCGGTTTTTAGTTGTGGTTTGAAAATGAATCGACCGCTAAAATTAGCTTATTGGCAAACTACGATTCGATCAATCGGTTTTTTGATGCCAATTTCGATTATCGCGATCGCCGCAGTAGCTCATTGGTTTTTAGGGATTGGCTGGGGAAGTTCGGTTTTGCTTGGTGCTATTTTAGCTCCTACCGACCCAGTTTTAGCTTCCGAAGTGCAACTCGCTCATATTCAAGATCTAGACGAGTTACGCTTTGGTTTAACCTCGGAAGGCGGGCTAAATGACGCCCTAGCCTTTCCCTTTGTTTATTTTGGCTTATTTTGGTTTAAAGATAGCAACTTCGATAACTGGTTTCAACAATGGGTATTAATTGACTTTATTTGGGCGATCGCTGCGGGCGTAGTTATGGGAATTCTCGTCGCTAAAGCAGTTATTTGGATTGGCGATCGCTTACAAAACTTCCGTTCGGTTGATAATTTAATGGAAGATTTCGTCGGTCTCAGTACGATTTTACTTACTTATTCGCTCACTGAAATAGTCAATGGCTACGGTTTTTTAGCTGTCTTCATTGCTGGAGTAGTCGTACAACGTCGTTATTTTGACTCTCAAAAACAACTTTCCCAACTAGAATTTACCGAACAAATTGAAAAATTACTCGAAGTTGCTACTATTTTACTACTTGGTGGCTTATTGCTCATCGATCCTCTGCTCAATTTTGCTTTTGCCGGCTTAACTGTAGCAATATTTCTGTTTTTTATTATCCGACCTGTAGGTGCTTGGCTGAGTACATTGGGCAGCCATTTGCCAATACCAACCCGTTTATTATTTGGTTGGTTTGGCATTCGCGGCGTTGGTTCTATTTATTATTTAACCTATTCTTTGAGTAAAGGTTTAAGCGGAGATACTGGCGAACAAATTGCTTGGATAACTTACATTGTTATCCTTTGTTCAATTCTCGTTCACGGCATTACGGCTACTCCTTTAATGAATTGGTACGAGTGCCAATTCAAAAACAATTGTCCCCAAGTAACCGAGAAATAA
- a CDS encoding LabA-like NYN domain-containing protein, translated as MCCRPNRLSIFVDGNNMFYAQQKNGWFFDPKRVLKYFQFEDEPNIMLVNAFWYTGLKDSQDQRGFRDALISLGYTVRTKILKEYYDDSSGRYSQKANLDIEIVVDMFNTCDQYNRVVLFSGDGDFERAIELLRSKNTHITVVSTEGMIARELRNATDRYIDLNDIRDKIEKVDY; from the coding sequence ATGTGTTGTAGACCGAATCGTCTATCTATTTTCGTAGACGGAAACAATATGTTCTACGCTCAACAAAAAAATGGTTGGTTTTTTGACCCAAAGCGTGTTTTGAAGTATTTTCAATTTGAAGACGAACCAAACATAATGCTGGTAAATGCCTTTTGGTATACAGGATTAAAAGATTCCCAGGATCAGCGAGGATTTAGAGATGCTCTGATTAGTTTAGGTTATACGGTAAGAACAAAAATCTTGAAAGAATATTATGACGATAGTTCGGGGCGTTACTCGCAAAAGGCAAATCTAGATATAGAAATTGTTGTTGATATGTTTAACACCTGCGATCAGTATAACCGAGTAGTTTTATTTAGTGGTGATGGTGATTTTGAAAGGGCAATAGAATTATTACGTTCCAAAAATACTCATATTACAGTAGTTTCTACGGAAGGAATGATTGCTAGAGAATTGCGAAATGCTACCGATCGCTATATCGATTTAAATGATATTCGTGACAAAATTGAAAAAGTTGATTATTAG
- a CDS encoding saccharopine dehydrogenase family protein, translating to MTKKVLILGGTGRIGSSVAQDLLNHTEVEIVATGRTISGEKMSNPRIKYLALDLANIAELEKAVAEVDLVIHCAGPFHHRDGRVLKSCLESKVNYLDVSDHRSFYHKVIKYRPEAAAAGVTAILNTGIFPGISNSMVRQGVEQFDEVETIHLSYVVSGSGGAGLTVMRTTFLGLQNSFQAWLDGKWQEVLPYSDRETVSFPQPYGKIGVYWFDMPETYTFVESFPAKNIITKFGSVPDFYNHLTWIAAHIFPKSWITSPAGVEFLARVSYRMTSVTDKFSGIGVAIRSEIQGHKNGKMSSYCSTLLHKNTATSAGCGTGGIAQLLLADKLKKPGVWAVEQALPTDLFEQTMASRGIEIKQQWLAA from the coding sequence ATGACTAAGAAAGTTTTAATTCTCGGAGGAACGGGCAGAATAGGAAGTAGTGTAGCGCAAGATTTATTAAACCATACTGAGGTGGAAATTGTCGCTACCGGAAGGACGATAAGCGGGGAAAAAATGTCAAATCCTCGAATCAAATATTTAGCTTTAGATTTAGCAAATATTGCCGAACTCGAAAAAGCTGTTGCAGAGGTTGATTTAGTAATTCATTGTGCGGGACCTTTTCATCATCGCGATGGACGAGTTCTAAAAAGTTGTCTGGAGTCGAAAGTAAATTATCTCGATGTTAGCGATCATCGCTCATTTTATCACAAAGTAATTAAGTATCGACCGGAAGCTGCTGCTGCGGGAGTGACGGCAATTTTAAATACCGGAATTTTTCCGGGAATTTCTAATAGTATGGTACGCCAAGGAGTCGAACAATTTGATGAAGTAGAAACTATTCATTTATCTTATGTAGTTAGCGGTTCTGGTGGTGCTGGTTTGACGGTGATGCGAACGACATTTTTAGGGCTACAAAATTCTTTTCAAGCGTGGCTAGATGGTAAATGGCAGGAAGTATTACCTTATAGCGATCGCGAAACTGTTTCGTTTCCTCAACCTTACGGTAAAATTGGGGTTTATTGGTTCGATATGCCAGAAACTTACACTTTTGTGGAATCTTTCCCGGCGAAAAATATTATCACTAAATTTGGTTCTGTACCGGATTTTTATAACCATCTTACTTGGATTGCTGCTCACATTTTTCCTAAGTCTTGGATTACTAGTCCTGCTGGTGTGGAATTTCTTGCTCGTGTCTCTTATCGTATGACTTCTGTTACAGATAAGTTTAGCGGAATTGGTGTTGCAATTCGCTCGGAAATTCAAGGACATAAAAATGGAAAAATGTCAAGTTATTGCTCCACTTTACTACATAAAAATACAGCAACTTCCGCAGGTTGCGGGACTGGTGGTATTGCCCAACTTTTGTTAGCAGATAAACTCAAGAAACCGGGAGTTTGGGCTGTGGAACAAGCCTTACCGACAGATTTATTTGAGCAAACAATGGCAAGTAGGGGAATTGAAATTAAGCAACAGTGGTTAGCTGCTTAA
- a CDS encoding sulfurtransferase, translating into MSENEQVVSVEWLWENLENPQVAIADCRFRLNNPSWGFQQYSSSHIPGAYYLNLDRDLSAPVAKHGGRHPLPNPKILAQKLAAMGIDLGETFVVAYDDFNFAFAARLWWLLRYLGHERVAILNGGWSAWLQGGYPVTQAIPAPKSGNFVPQLISQKIADLETVRTRKDLSGTILVDSRSHSRYRGETEPIDPIAGHIPGAVNFPWSEVSEEAGYLRPLPELKQHWSQLDQAEEIIVYCGSGVTACVNLLSLESLGIKNAKLYPGGWSDWCSYII; encoded by the coding sequence ATGAGCGAAAATGAACAAGTAGTTTCTGTTGAGTGGCTGTGGGAAAATCTCGAAAATCCCCAAGTGGCGATCGCTGATTGTCGCTTTCGCTTGAATAACCCAAGTTGGGGATTCCAGCAGTATAGCTCGAGCCATATTCCGGGGGCTTACTACCTCAATTTAGACCGAGATTTATCAGCTCCAGTTGCCAAACACGGCGGTCGCCATCCTTTACCTAATCCAAAAATTCTAGCGCAAAAGTTAGCTGCTATGGGGATCGACCTCGGCGAAACCTTTGTGGTTGCTTATGATGATTTTAACTTTGCCTTTGCTGCGCGTTTGTGGTGGCTGCTACGCTATCTCGGTCACGAAAGAGTTGCTATACTCAATGGTGGTTGGTCTGCTTGGTTACAAGGGGGATATCCGGTGACTCAGGCAATACCTGCACCTAAGTCAGGCAATTTTGTCCCCCAACTAATCTCGCAGAAAATTGCTGACCTGGAAACAGTTCGTACTCGCAAGGATTTATCAGGAACTATCTTGGTGGATTCGCGCTCCCATTCTCGCTATCGTGGAGAAACAGAACCAATTGACCCGATCGCTGGTCATATTCCCGGAGCAGTAAACTTCCCTTGGTCAGAGGTGTCTGAGGAGGCTGGCTATTTACGACCTTTACCGGAACTAAAACAGCACTGGAGTCAACTTGACCAAGCTGAGGAAATTATTGTTTATTGTGGTTCTGGCGTGACTGCTTGCGTTAATCTCCTCTCTTTGGAGTCCCTAGGTATTAAAAATGCCAAACTCTATCCTGGTGGTTGGAGTGATTGGTGTTCTTATATTATTTAG
- the crtO gene encoding beta-carotene ketolase CrtO: MEAYDVIIIGAGHNGLVCAAYLLKAGYSVLLLEKRSVPGGAATTEEVMPKEAPGFKFNLCAIDHEFIHLGPVVEELELAKYGLEYLYCDPVVFCPHPDGKYFLGHKSVEATCAEIARYSDRDAQKYGEFIDYWQRIMSAIAPMFNAPPKSIIDIAGNYNIDKLKDLLSVLGTPDKILDFVRTMLTSPEDLLGEWFDTEIVKAPLARLAAEIGEPPSQKGLSVGAIMMAMRHHPGMARPRGGTGALTQALVKLVTAKGGKILTDQTVKNVIIEDGRAIGVRVAGGQEYRANKGVISNIDAKRLFLQLVEPTDIDAADSKLRHRLDRKIINNNETILKIDCALSEPLRFEAYDHKDEYLVGSVLIADSVNHVEKSHSLAKMGEIPDENPSMYLDVPTVLDPSMAPEGKHTLWIEFFAPYQIAGAEGTGLNGTGWTDELKNKVADRVIDKLADYAPNVKNAIMARRVESPAELGERLGAYKGNYYHVDMTLDQMIFFRPLPEIANYKTPIKGLYLSGAGTHPGGSISGMPGRNCARVFLNAQQPFAQKFKEAQSSVTSAMRSVFGIL, translated from the coding sequence ATGGAAGCTTATGACGTAATTATTATCGGCGCTGGTCACAACGGGCTAGTTTGTGCGGCTTACCTATTGAAAGCCGGATATAGCGTATTATTACTGGAAAAGCGCTCAGTTCCGGGCGGTGCGGCTACAACCGAAGAAGTAATGCCGAAGGAGGCTCCTGGTTTCAAGTTTAACCTTTGTGCGATCGATCATGAATTTATTCATCTCGGTCCGGTAGTTGAGGAATTAGAATTAGCCAAATATGGCTTAGAGTATCTTTATTGCGATCCAGTAGTATTTTGTCCTCATCCCGATGGTAAATATTTCCTCGGACATAAATCCGTAGAAGCAACTTGTGCTGAGATTGCACGCTACAGCGATCGCGACGCGCAAAAATACGGTGAGTTTATCGATTATTGGCAGCGTATCATGAGCGCGATCGCGCCAATGTTCAACGCACCACCTAAATCAATTATCGACATTGCTGGTAACTATAACATCGATAAACTCAAAGATTTACTTTCCGTTCTCGGTACTCCAGACAAAATTCTCGATTTTGTCCGTACTATGCTCACTTCTCCGGAAGATTTACTCGGTGAATGGTTCGATACCGAAATAGTCAAAGCACCTCTAGCTAGACTTGCTGCTGAAATTGGCGAACCTCCATCCCAAAAAGGTCTTTCTGTGGGAGCAATTATGATGGCAATGCGCCACCATCCCGGCATGGCAAGACCTCGCGGCGGTACAGGCGCACTCACTCAAGCTTTAGTGAAATTAGTCACGGCAAAAGGTGGTAAAATTCTCACCGACCAAACTGTTAAAAATGTCATCATTGAAGACGGACGCGCGATCGGTGTAAGAGTCGCCGGAGGTCAAGAATATCGTGCTAACAAAGGTGTAATTTCTAACATCGACGCAAAACGTTTATTCCTCCAATTAGTCGAACCTACTGACATCGATGCTGCTGACTCCAAACTGCGTCATCGTTTAGACCGCAAAATTATTAATAACAACGAAACAATTCTGAAAATTGATTGTGCTTTATCCGAACCTTTACGCTTTGAAGCCTACGATCACAAAGACGAATATTTAGTTGGTTCAGTCTTAATTGCTGATTCAGTTAACCACGTCGAAAAGTCACATTCGTTAGCGAAAATGGGCGAAATTCCTGACGAAAATCCTTCCATGTATCTCGATGTTCCCACAGTTCTCGATCCCTCAATGGCTCCAGAAGGAAAGCATACTCTCTGGATTGAATTTTTCGCTCCTTATCAAATTGCTGGCGCAGAAGGAACAGGTTTAAATGGTACTGGTTGGACAGATGAATTGAAAAATAAAGTAGCCGATCGCGTCATCGATAAATTAGCAGATTATGCCCCCAATGTCAAAAATGCAATTATGGCTCGTCGCGTTGAAAGTCCTGCGGAATTAGGAGAGCGTTTAGGCGCATATAAAGGTAATTATTACCACGTTGATATGACTCTGGATCAAATGATTTTCTTCCGTCCTTTGCCAGAAATTGCTAACTACAAAACACCGATTAAGGGTTTATACTTATCTGGTGCTGGTACTCACCCTGGCGGTTCAATTTCGGGAATGCCGGGACGTAACTGTGCTCGCGTTTTCTTAAACGCACAGCAACCATTTGCTCAGAAATTTAAAGAAGCACAAAGTTCTGTCACCTCGGCAATGCGCTCGGTTTTTGGTATTTTGTAG
- a CDS encoding ATP-binding protein, producing MNLLKKIILKVSSNLKALDEVLNWFEQLNQPSIPKKDWLQCQLALAEGFTNAVRHAHQGLPDDTLIEVAAILYENNIEIQVIDCGSPFDLETEIKKQLEQPEKFKGGGRGLIILSKIADYLTYRRTEDNRNCLRIVRFYSPIKSEPIL from the coding sequence TTGAATCTCCTCAAGAAAATTATTTTAAAAGTTTCTAGCAATTTAAAGGCGTTGGATGAGGTTTTGAATTGGTTCGAGCAGTTGAATCAACCTTCGATTCCGAAAAAAGATTGGTTGCAGTGTCAGTTAGCTCTAGCAGAAGGATTTACTAACGCCGTTCGCCACGCTCATCAAGGTCTTCCAGATGATACCCTGATTGAAGTCGCGGCTATTCTTTACGAGAATAATATTGAAATTCAGGTGATTGACTGCGGATCTCCTTTCGATTTGGAAACAGAAATAAAAAAACAACTTGAACAACCAGAAAAATTTAAGGGAGGTGGTCGAGGACTGATAATTTTATCTAAGATAGCTGATTACTTAACTTACAGACGCACCGAAGACAACCGCAACTGTTTAAGAATTGTCAGATTTTATTCTCCCATTAAATCGGAGCCTATTTTATGA
- a CDS encoding STAS domain-containing protein encodes MSSKIKIFQPSGILDGTKASEFRQQISESVKNGAETVLVDFQDVTFMDSSGLGALVLALKSVRSAGGKLYICSINDQIRMLFELTSMDRVFDIFLSREEFNKQVLLQQ; translated from the coding sequence ATGAGTTCTAAAATTAAAATTTTTCAACCTTCGGGAATTTTAGATGGCACGAAAGCTAGTGAATTTCGCCAGCAGATTAGCGAAAGCGTAAAAAACGGAGCCGAAACTGTTTTAGTAGATTTCCAAGATGTTACTTTTATGGATAGTTCTGGATTAGGCGCACTCGTGCTAGCCTTAAAAAGTGTTCGGTCTGCTGGCGGCAAGTTATATATATGTTCGATCAACGATCAAATTAGAATGTTGTTTGAACTAACGAGCATGGATCGCGTGTTTGATATTTTTCTCAGCCGAGAGGAATTTAATAAGCAAGTTTTGTTGCAACAATAA
- a CDS encoding PP2C family protein-serine/threonine phosphatase — translation MAQILIIDDDPGIQLLLKRALAKQGYEVTVASDGDEGLALARKLCPAMIVCDWIMPRLSGLEVCRHVKAAPELSTTFFILLTSLGSIDDRVKGLDAGADDFLCKPIEMYELLARVRSGLRQHQLASDLNKQKQLLEAELAQAAEYVCSILPEPLTEPPVFIDVRFIPSSQLGGDSFDYFWLDEIHLAMYLLDVSGHGLRAALPSLSVLNLLRSRGLPKVNYHQPSDVLRGLNYAFQMTQRNDKYFTIWYGVYNIQTRELVYASAGHPPAVLLHSQPIIGIQRQDLKTPGFPVGMFPDAEYLDAKVKITRSASLYLFSDGIYEINQPDGTVWGLDNFINKLQEYQKLPNRHLDLLIEQIKRLNPHEVLDDDVSLMQIDFS, via the coding sequence ATGGCTCAAATACTGATTATTGACGACGACCCTGGAATTCAACTTTTGCTCAAGCGAGCCTTAGCCAAACAAGGTTACGAAGTAACAGTCGCTAGCGATGGTGATGAAGGTTTGGCATTGGCGCGAAAACTATGTCCGGCAATGATTGTTTGTGACTGGATTATGCCGCGCTTGAGTGGTTTAGAAGTTTGTCGCCACGTCAAAGCAGCTCCGGAACTTTCTACCACTTTTTTTATTTTGCTCACTTCGTTAGGTTCGATTGACGATCGCGTTAAAGGTTTGGACGCTGGTGCAGACGATTTTCTTTGTAAACCGATTGAAATGTACGAGTTACTGGCGAGAGTACGTTCCGGGTTAAGACAGCACCAACTCGCCTCTGACTTGAATAAACAAAAGCAGTTACTTGAAGCCGAGTTAGCACAAGCCGCAGAATATGTTTGTTCGATTTTACCAGAACCCCTGACTGAACCGCCTGTATTTATTGACGTGCGCTTTATTCCTTCTTCTCAGCTTGGCGGAGATAGTTTTGATTATTTTTGGCTGGATGAAATTCATTTGGCTATGTATCTCCTCGACGTTTCCGGACATGGGTTACGAGCTGCTTTACCTTCGCTTTCGGTTTTAAATTTACTGCGATCGCGAGGATTACCAAAAGTTAATTACCATCAGCCTAGTGATGTTTTGCGCGGTCTTAACTACGCTTTTCAGATGACTCAGCGCAATGACAAGTATTTTACTATCTGGTATGGAGTTTATAATATTCAAACTCGCGAGTTAGTTTATGCTAGTGCCGGACATCCACCTGCGGTTTTACTTCACTCCCAACCGATAATAGGTATTCAAAGGCAAGATTTGAAAACTCCTGGCTTTCCTGTCGGTATGTTCCCAGACGCTGAATATCTCGATGCTAAAGTCAAAATTACTCGCTCTGCTAGTCTTTATCTTTTTAGCGATGGGATTTATGAAATTAACCAACCTGACGGTACTGTTTGGGGACTGGATAATTTCATTAACAAGTTGCAGGAGTATCAAAAATTACCCAATCGTCATCTCGATTTACTCATAGAACAGATTAAACGCCTGAATCCTCACGAAGTCTTAGATGACGACGTTTCTTTGATGCAAATTGATTTTTCTTAA
- a CDS encoding 2-isopropylmalate synthase, with protein MNQVNQAQERIIIFDTTLRDGEQSPGATLNVEEKLTIARALAKLGVDVIEAGFPRASSGDFEAVQRIAATVGSETGPRICGLARATKEDIQAAGEALKPAAKGRIHTFIATSDIHLQYKLRRTRSEVLSIVPEMVAYAKSLVDDVEFSPEDAGRSDPEFLYQVLESAIAAGATTVNIPDTVGYTTPSEFGALIRGIKENVPNIDQAIISVHGHNDLGLAVANFLEAVKNGARQLECTINGIGERAGNAALEELVMALYVRRQYFNPFLGREPNSEEPLTNIDTKQIYKTSRLVSSLTGMAVQPNKAIVGANAFAHESGIHQDGVLKNKLTYEIMDAESIGLNANQIILGKHSGRNAFRTRLRELGFELSETDLNKAFLRFKDVADKKKAISDWDLEAIVNDEIQQVPELFRLELVQVSCGDRATPTATVTLRTPTGEELTDAAIGTGPVDAVYKAINRVVNVPNELIEFSVKSVTAGIDAIGEVTIRLRHEGKTYSGHAANTDIIVASARAYISALNRLYAALAKQQAEASEVPVTAQ; from the coding sequence ATGAATCAAGTGAATCAAGCACAAGAGCGGATTATCATTTTTGATACTACTCTCCGCGATGGGGAACAATCCCCTGGCGCAACTTTGAATGTTGAGGAAAAGTTGACGATCGCCCGCGCTCTGGCAAAATTGGGTGTGGATGTGATTGAGGCTGGTTTCCCCAGAGCTAGTAGCGGCGATTTTGAGGCGGTACAACGGATTGCGGCGACTGTGGGTTCGGAAACAGGACCGAGAATCTGTGGTTTAGCCAGGGCGACGAAGGAAGATATTCAGGCGGCTGGTGAAGCGTTAAAACCTGCGGCGAAGGGGCGGATTCATACTTTTATCGCTACTTCGGATATTCATTTACAATATAAGCTGCGCAGAACTCGCTCTGAGGTGTTGTCAATTGTCCCGGAAATGGTCGCTTATGCGAAATCATTGGTGGATGATGTGGAGTTTTCCCCCGAAGATGCAGGACGTAGCGATCCAGAATTTTTGTATCAAGTGTTGGAAAGTGCGATCGCGGCGGGTGCAACTACGGTGAATATTCCGGATACTGTTGGTTATACTACGCCGAGCGAGTTTGGGGCTTTGATTCGCGGAATTAAAGAAAATGTCCCGAATATTGACCAAGCAATTATTTCGGTTCACGGTCATAATGATTTAGGTTTGGCGGTGGCGAATTTCCTCGAAGCTGTCAAAAATGGGGCGCGACAGTTGGAATGTACGATTAATGGTATCGGCGAACGTGCCGGAAATGCGGCTTTGGAAGAGTTGGTGATGGCTCTTTATGTGCGCAGACAGTATTTTAATCCTTTCTTGGGACGAGAGCCGAATTCGGAAGAACCTTTGACGAATATCGATACGAAGCAGATTTATAAGACTTCTCGCTTGGTTTCGAGTTTGACGGGAATGGCGGTGCAGCCGAATAAAGCGATCGTTGGTGCAAATGCTTTTGCTCATGAGTCGGGTATTCACCAAGATGGGGTACTGAAGAATAAGCTGACTTATGAGATTATGGATGCGGAATCGATTGGTTTAAACGCCAATCAGATTATCCTCGGTAAACATTCCGGACGCAATGCTTTTCGTACCCGTTTGCGCGAGTTAGGCTTTGAATTGTCTGAAACTGATTTGAATAAAGCATTTTTGCGCTTTAAGGATGTAGCGGATAAGAAAAAAGCGATTAGTGATTGGGATCTCGAAGCGATCGTTAACGACGAAATTCAGCAAGTACCAGAGTTATTCCGTTTGGAGTTAGTCCAGGTTTCCTGTGGCGATCGCGCAACTCCAACCGCGACAGTTACTTTGCGTACTCCCACAGGTGAAGAACTTACTGATGCAGCGATCGGTACTGGACCTGTGGATGCAGTTTATAAAGCAATTAACCGAGTAGTTAATGTCCCCAATGAGTTAATTGAGTTTTCGGTTAAGTCAGTTACGGCTGGTATTGACGCGATCGGTGAAGTAACTATTCGCTTGCGACATGAAGGTAAAACTTATTCTGGTCATGCTGCGAACACTGATATTATCGTCGCTTCTGCGCGGGCTTACATTAGTGCTTTGAACCGTCTTTATGCTGCTTTGGCAAAACAACAGGCAGAAGCAAGCGAAGTTCCCGTAACAGCCCAATAA